AGACGACGGTAGAGACTCAGGGCCATCGCATAAGGACGGCGCACAACCTGACGGCCGGACATCCCCGCAGGATAGGGCAGATGACCGTTCCGGGTGATTCGGGTGGGACGTCTGTCCAACTTCTCGGGCCGGTGGGCGGTAGCGTCATACGGTGCCGTCTGCCGAATCTATGCGTCCCCCACTCCGTCCGGTGCAGCGGACCGCGGCCTACGGCGTGGTCAACGACGGATCAGGGGCTCTGTTGTTACTGCGTGTCCCCGCCGGTGGTGATCCGGCGGGGCGCTGGTCGCTGCCCGGAGGTGTGGTGCGACACGGCGAGCACCCGCGCGACCGGGTGCGGGCCGGGCTGCTGGAGCAGACCGGTCTGCGGGCCGCCAGCATCACCCCGCGCGACGCGGGCGCCGACGTGGTCGAACTGCCCGACGAAGGCATCAGCGTGCACACCCTGCGCCTGCTGTTCGACGTCACGCTGTACGGCACACCGGCCGGGATCCCCGGCCCCGGCCGCCCGGCGGTCGATCGGCGCAGCCCCTCCGAGCAGGGTGACCGGCTGCTGGGGGAGGACCCGGCGGCCCTGGATCCCTCGGACGAACTGCCCGCTCCCGTGGCCCTCGTCGTGACGCCCGACCCCGACCGGCCGGTCGCGCAGTTCGTCGGGCGGTTCATGGCTCCCGGCGAACTGGTGGGTCTGCCGCTGTCCCGGTTCCTGGCTCCCCTGCTGGAGGGGAACTCCTCGGACGAGACGCTGCTGCTGACCGGCGGCCCCGATCTGCTCGACCCGCCGCTCGACCCGGCCTCTCTCGCGGTCCCGGTCCCGAGCCTCGACGAGGTGCCCGCCTTCGTGCAGCGCCCCGCCGCCTACGCGGTGCTGGTGAACGAGAAGGCCGACGGTGGCCCGCAGATGCTGCTGAGCCGGCTGGCGGGCAGCGAGAGCACCTGGACCCTGCCCGGCGGCGGTATCGACCACGGTGAGCACCCCCGCCCGGCCCTGCGCCGAGAGATCCACGAGGAGGCCGGGCTGCCCTACACCGAGGGCCCCCTCATCGACATCTCCAGCCGGCACTTCGTCGGCCGCGGTCCGCACGGGCGCCTGGAGGATTTCCACGCCCTGCGCCTGATCTACGCCGGATCGGTGCCGTTCGACCAGGAGCCCCAGGTGATGGAGGTGGACGGCTCCACCGACGAGGCCGCCTGGATCCCGATCGCCGACCTGGACACCGCCGGTGCCGTGCCCACCGCCCACGATGCGCTCGCCGCCTGGCAGGCGTACCGCGACGGCGAGGGCCTGGAAGCCGTGATGGACCGGGCGGCCGACGCCCGGGGCGACGAGATGATTGACAGACCTGGTTCGTGATCATGCATAAACTGGCCGGTCCGGCGGGCCTGGTGCTGGCCGCGGCGGCCGAGATGACCGTCCCCGACGATCTCGACCCTCAGCTGTGGCGGGATCAGGCCGTTCTGCGTGCGGTCGAGAATGCCTGGGAGGCAGAAGATCTGGTCAGCGTCGGGGCCCTGGCCACCGGCTACGACGCGCTGCTGCTCTACGTGCCGGCCACGGTCGGCGGGGCGCTGACCCTGCATCCCGTCGGCAACGCCGAGCGCCGGCACCGCGGGGCGTTCAGCACTCCGTCGGTGTACGCGGACTCCCTGGCCCGGCGGGCGATCCCGGCTCTGCCCGGCGACGGCCGGCTGCCCACCATCGTCGACCCGGCCTGTGGCGCGGGCAATCTGCTGCGCGCCGCGCTGGGCCGGCTGCTGTCGCTCGGGGTGCCACCGCAAGAGGTCCTCGGTGCCCTGCACGGCGTCGACGCCGACCCGGTCGCGGTGAGCCTGTGCCGGTCCGCGCTCGCGGCCGACCTCAGCCTGGCCGGGCGGCCGACCGATCCGGCCGAGCTGGAGCACCAGATTCTTTCCGGTGACGGGCTTTCCGGTGGTACTCCGAACCAGGAGGCAGCCGGGGCCGGGCTCACCTGGCACACAGCGTTCCCGGCGGTGCTCGACGTCGAGGGGGCCGAGCCGGAACCGGTCACCGGGTGGCGGGGCGGCTTCGACGTGGTGGTGGCCAACCCGCCCTGGGAGCGGCTCAAGGTGCACGCCCGCGACTGGGGCGGCTCGATCCCCACCGGGCTGCGCGACCACCGCGCCGGTACCGCCCGCGCCCTGCGCGACGCGGGGCGTCATCCCCTGACCGGGGCCGGCGAGCTCAACGCCTACCTGCCCTTCGTCGAGACCTGCTGGCGGCTGCTCGCGCCGCACGGCCGCGCCGCCCTGCTGGTTCCCGCCGGTATCGCGTCCGACCGGTCGGCCGCCCGTCTGCTCGAGGCACTGTGTGCCGCCGGGGCACTCGACCGGCTGCACCTGATCGAGCCGCGCGGACCGATCTTCGCCGGGGTCAGTGGGCGGGTCGGGGTGGCTGTGGTGGAGCTGGCCGGTGGGCCTTCGGCCGTTCACACCGATGTCAGCGCCGAGGTGGCTGTCGGACTGGCCGGGCCGGACCAGCCGCCGGGGGAGCGGGCCTGGCAACTGCCCGCCCATCTGTTGCGCGTGCTCAACCCGAACAGCGGCACCGCACCGTTGTTCGCGTCCTCCATCGACGCCACCATCGTCACCCGGGCGCACCGCCGCACCCCGGTGCTGCTGCGCCGGGACCCGGCGGGCGGCACCACCAGCGACGATCCCTGGAAACTGCGGCTGGTCACGCCCCTGCACATGACGCGGGACGCCCGGCACTTCCGCTCCGGGCCGGGCGAAGGGCTGGTGCCGCTGTGGGAGGCCAAGCACTGCGCCATGCTCGACCCGAACGGCGGCACGGCCACGGCCCCGCGCTACTGGGTGCCCCGGGAGCTCGTGCAGGAACGCTACGGCGACCTGTGCGACCGCGGCTGGCTGGCCGGCTACCGCAACGTCTCCACCACGGTCGCGCCGCGCACCCTGCTGCCGGCTCCGCTGCCGGTGGTCGCGGTCGGCAACTCGCTGCCGCTGATCTCGGCGCAGCGGCTGCCGTTGCTGCTGGCCGCGCTGTCCACCCTGCCCGTGGACTACCTGCTGCGGCAGAAGCACGCCGGGGCCAACGTGAACTTCTTCAAGCTGGAGCAGGTTCCGGTGCCCCCGCCGGAGGCCTACGACCGGCCGTGCCCCTGGGGCGAGGGAACCATCGCCGACTGGGTGCTGGAACGTTTCGCGCGGGCCGTGGTGTGGGCGCCGCACCTGTCCGGGCTGGTGGCTGAGCTGGAAGAGGCCGGTGTGGAGGTTTCGCAGGAGCTGGATCCGGTCCGCATCGCCACGGCCCGGGCCGAGCTGGATGCCGCCCACGCCGTGCTACTCGGTTTCGACCGGGTTGAACTCACGCATCTGATCGGAACTTTCACCGCCCTGCGGCGTCAGGACGAGACCCGGCACGGTGACTTCGCTACCTCGATCCGTGTGTTGCAGGCGTACGACCGGCTGAAGCCTGGGTGAACACCGCACAACCCGCAGGCTCCGGATCACTGAACCCATGCGTAGTTCATCGCCGCGTCGACCGGCCGTCACATTCTGGCGGGGCTCCCGTCGGCCGGGATCGGTTGGCTGATGTCCCGGGGGCGCCGATCGGGCGAAGGTCGCCACGGGCGCCATGGAGGAAAGATGAACCGTCGCACGGTCATCACCGGCCTGGCAGTTACCCCGCTGGCTGTCGCCGATCCGGCGCATGCGTTTCCGGCGCAACGGGTCTCGGCCAGTTCGCGGAAGGGTGCCACCCTGGTCATCGGGCACCGCGGCGCCAGCGGCTACCGGCCCGAGCACACCCTGGCCTCCTACGAGCTCGCCGCCCGGATGGGTGCTGACTTCATCGAGCCCGACGTGGTGATCACCCGGGACGGTGTGCTGGTCTGCCGGCACGAGCCGGAGATCGGCGGCACCACCGACGTCGCCTCCCGGCCCGAGTTCGCCGATCGCAAGACCACCAAGAAGCTCGACGGCGCCAACGTAACTGGCTGGTGGGCAGAGGATTTCACGCTCGCCGAGCTGAAGACGCTGTACGCTGCCGAGCGTCTGCCGGGAGTGCGGCAGGAGAACACGATGTACAACGGGCGGCTGCGGGTGCCGACCCTGGACGAGGCGTTCCAGCTGCGGGCCGAGCTGTCCCGCCGTCTCGGGCGCCGGATCGGGATCTACCCGGAGACCAAGCACCCCACCTATTTCCAGGAACTCGGCCTACCGCTGGAGAAGCGGCTGCTGGGTCTGGTGCGCAAGCACGGCCTGAACCACGCGGACGCGCCGATCTTCGTGCAGTCGTTCGAGACCACGAACCTGCAGCAGCTGCGCCGGATGGGCCTGCGGGCCCCGGCCGTGCAGCTGCTGAGTGCCACCGGTGCCCCCTACGACCTGGTCGCCGCCGGTGACCCGCGCACCTACGCCGACCTGATCACCCCGAAGGGCCTGGGGGCGATCGCCCGGTACGCGCAGGGGCTCGGGCCGGACAAGAGCCTGGTGATCCCGCGCACCGCGGCCGGCGCCCTGGGCAGTCCCACCGCCCTGGTCGACAACGCCCACGCCCAGGGACTTCTCGTGCACCCGTACACGTTCCGGGCGGAGAACACCTTCCTGCCCGCCGACTACCGCAGCAGCGGCGGGGAGAACGACTTCGGCAAGGCGATCGACGAGCAGATCACCTTCCTCGCCACGGGCATCGACGGTCTGTTCACCGACCAGCCCGATGTCGGGGTGTTCGCCCGGAGCGAGCGGGCCGCGGCCTAGGACCTAGGGCTCTTCTTCAGGGCCGCGCCCAGCAGGGTGACCCCCACCGCCAGCATGATGGCGAAGGCCACCGCGGCCGGGTTCAGCGAGATCCCGGCCAGCTGGCTGGTCACGGCGGTGAGGCCGATGATCAGCAGGATCAGGCCGATGGCGACGGTGGTGGTGCGGATGCCCGGGTGTTCCTGCGGTTGCGGGGGGACCCGGGGCGTCTGATCGGGGCCAGGGCCAGGGCCGGGTGCGGGGCTGGGTTGCGGAGGGCGGCCCGAGGTGAGGTAGCCGCTGGATCCCGCCTCTGGTTCTGGCGCTCCGCCCGGCTCGAAAGCCTTGGTCGGGTTGACCGGCTGGTCGTTCTCGAGGTTCTGCCCGGACATCAGTTGCTCCCCATGTTCTGCGAAACTCGTTTGATCTCCAGCTGTCCCACGCCTTGCTGGGCGACGACCCGGACCACGGGTTCACCCTGCCCGTAGGTGAAGGTGCGCGACCGGTTGTCCGAGTTGCCCTTCACCTCGTAGCGCGTGCCGTCCGGCTCGTACACCTCACCCGCGCCGAGCCGGGCGTCCACCTCCACCGTCACCCACGACGGCAGATTCAGCACCAGGCGCCCGACGCCCAGGTTGGCCTCGACCTCCAGCGGGTCCGAGGCCGTGGCCCCGCTCAGCGCCCCGGCCGAGGTGAGATTCAGCTCGGCCTCGCCGATGCCCAGGTTGTACTGGTCGTCGGCGGCCTCGCGGGTGTCCGGGTTCCAGGTCGCGGTGCCGACGACGGCCATGTGCTCACTGGTCTCGACCCCGGCGTGCTGGGCCGCGGCTCCGACCGCGAGGATCAGGGAGAGCAGGACGCCCAGCCCCGCCAGACCCGGGCTGCGGCGTCCCATCAGGCCGTTCGCCACCACGCCGCCGGCGATCACGGCGATCGCGACGCCCAGGGCGGTGAGGCCGGCCCAGCCCGGCAGGTCGCCGAACGCCTCGGCCATCAGCACGCCGGTCGCGGCGATCAGGGCCAGGCCCAGGGTGAGCTGACGCACCCGGCGTGAGGGTGCGGTGCGGGCCCGGACCAGTTGCTGTGCCTCGTGGTGCTGCCAGGCGGCCTCCTCGTGGGCGGTGCGCTGCTTCTGGCCGAAATCCTGGGTCATCACGGGTGAGGACGTCTGGTGACTGTTCTGCGGCTGACTGTTCTGCGGCAGGCGCTTCGCCATCCACCACAGGCCACCGACGATCAGTGCGGCCAGGATCAGGGTGCCCGGGAAACCCCAGAACCAATGGCCGTTCCCACGCCACGGCCCGCCACCGCCGACGGCGGCGAAGGCCAGGATCGCCCCGGCGAAGAAGCCCGGGCTGAACCGTCCGCGCATGGCCTCCTGCACGTGGATCCGGCCGTCCTGCTCCTGCGGCAGCAGCAGCCAGCACACGCCGTACAGGGCCACGCCCAGGCCCCCGATGATCGAGAGCGCGACGAAAGTGCCCCGGATCAGGGTCTGGTCGATGTCGAGGCGCCGGGACAGGCCGCTGCCGACACCGGCCACCCAGCGGTTCTCGGACGGCCGGAACACGCCCTGTTCGCGGATCTTCGCGAAGAAGTCGTCACCGGGACGGGTGGGTGGAGCACTGGACGGAGCGCTGGGCTCCTGGGTGTCGGGCATGTCGTGGGCCCCCTCGATGGGTACTGGTCTACTGAAGATCCTGCTCGTCCATCGGGGTCCGGGGGATCGGGGGAGCCCCCGAGACCACCCTGAACCATCGGGCCGGCACCGCGGGTTCGTCCCTGAGGGAATCGGCGGCCGTGCGTGTGACGATGATCCGGTGAGTACATCCTCCTTACCGGTTCTCCCCGGGTCGCGGCGCCCACCGCTGGTGCGCCCGCAGGAGCAGCGGGTGCTCGCCGGGGTCGCCACCGGGGTGGCCGTTCACCTGGGTCTGCCGGTGCGCGCGGTGCGCATCGGGTTCGTCGTGGCCACGCTCATGGGGGGCCCGGGCGCCGTGCTCTACGCCTGGCTCTGGGCGCTCGTGCCCGACTCGGCGTCGGCCGCGGCGGCGCAGGCCGCCCAGCAGGCGGCCGCCCGCGCGCCCTATTCGGGTGCACCCGTTCTCGGAGCCCAAATTGGGGGACGACCGTTCCCGGCCGTCGCGCTCGTCGCACCTTCCGATCCGGTGGATCGGATCGACCCACCCGCACCGGCACCTCCGGAAACCGAGGTGGCGGCCGGAAGCTCGACGACGTCCACCATCGGCCCGATCGGCCCGATCGGCCCCGTCGATCCACTGAAGGAGACGGTTCTCCAGGCCCGCGCGGCCGCCGTGGCCGCAGCGGTGGAAGAGGTGGAGGAGCAGGTCCGCACCAGCCGGCGCAGCCGGTTGCGCGCCGACCTGTTCGCCGGTCTGTGCCTGTTCGCCGCGTGCGCCGTGCTGCTGGCGAACTGGAGCGGGCTGGAGGTGCAGGCGGGGTTCACGATGCCGGTGCTGATCGTGGCGTCCGGTGCCGTGATCGCCTACGCCCAGTTCGACGAGGCCGACCGTTCACGCTGGTTCTCGTCGACCGGTTTCACCACGCGGGCCACCACGCTGAGGCTGATGCTCGGGGTGGTCGTGGTGGTGCTGGGCATCGTGCTGCTCGTGCTGCAGAACGCGGACCCGGTGCTGATCACGCAGACCCTGCTGGCCACGGTCGCGGTGCTGTTCGGGGTGACGGTCGTGTTCGCGCCCTGGGGGGTGCGGTTCTGGCGCACCCTGGACTCCGAGCGCGCCGGCCGGGTGCGCGAGGCCGAGCGCGCCGACATCGCCGCCCACCTGCATGACTCCGTGCTCCAGACGCTCGCGCTGATCCAGCGACGCAGCGCGGACGCCCCGGAGGTGGCCCGGCTGGCCCGGGCCCAGGAACGGGACCTGCGCGGCTGGCTCTACGGCCGCGGGGATGAGGACCCGACGATGATCTCGGCCCGGGTGGCGGCGCTGGCGGCCGAGGCCGAGGACGTGCACGGGGCCGTGATCGAGGTGGTCACGGTGGGCGACCGGCCGGTCGACGAGCGGGCGATGTCGCTGCTCTCGGCGCTGCGGGAGGCCGTGGCCAACGCGGCCCGGCACGCGGGCGGGGAGTCGATCCGGGTGTATGTCGAGTGCATGCCCGACGGCATCGAGGCCTTCGTGCGCGACCGCGGGCCCGGATTCGACCTGGCCGCGGTGCCGGAAGACCGGCTGGGCGTGCGGGAGTCGATCATCGGCAGGATGGAGCGTCACGGGGGCTCGGCCCGCGTGCGCAGTACCGAAGGTGAGGGGACCGAGATCCGGCTGTTGCTGCCGGACAGCGGTTCCGTGGAGGAGGAACAGTGAGCAAGGACGTCGCACGACCCGTGAAGCTGCCGGTCCGGGTGGTGATCGTGGACGACCACCGGGTGTTCCGCAGCGGCGTGCGTGCCGAACTCGCCACGGCAGTCTCCGAGGGCAAGCTCGACATCGTCGGTGAGGCCGGCGACGTGGAGGAGGCCATCGCGGTGGTCGCCAAGACCCGGCCCGACGTGGTGCTGCTCGACGTGCACCTGCCCGGTGGCACGGTGCGTCCGGGAGGGCGCGATGTGCTGCAGCGTTCGGCGTCCCTGACCAATCACGTGGACACGGCCGAAGACCCGGTCACCCGGTTTCTGGCGCTGAGCGTGTCCGACGCCGCGGAAGACGTGATCGCCGTGATCCGGGCCGGCGCCCGGGGCTACGTGACCAAGTCGATCTCCGGCCCGGAACTGGTCGCGGCGGTGCTCACCGTGGCTTCTGGCGATGCCGTGTTCTCGCCCCGGCTGGCCGGTTTCGTGCTGGACGCGTTCGGCACCGGTGCCGGAGAGGTGGCCCAGGTCGACGACGAGCTGGACCGGCTCTCGGCCCGCGAGCGCGAGGTGATGCGTCTGATCGCGCGTGGTTACGCCTACAAGGAGGTGGCGAAGGAGCTGTTCATCTCGGTGAAGACGGTGGAGACCCACGTGTCGGCGGTGCTGCGCAAGCTGCAGCTGTCCAGCCGGCACGAGCTGACCCGCTGGGCGGCGGACCGGCGGCTGCTCTAGCGGGCTGCGTGGGTGACCCACGGGTGGTCTGTGGGTGGGCTGCGGGTGGTGTGCGGGTGGTCATGCCTGTCGGTGCGGGCACGTAGGCTGATTTCCGATGAGCACGCTATTCGATCTTCCCGACGCCGAGCCGGAACCGCCGAAGCGGCCGGTGTGGACCGAGCAGCCCGTGGCCCGGCCTGTGCCGACGGCCGCCGGGCCGGTCACGCCCGAGCCCTCCCGGCGGGAGAAGGCGCAGCAGATCGCCCGCGAGCGGTCGGCGAAGCGCTATCCGCTGCCCACGCTGGTCCAGGCCGGCGAGGCTGACAGGCCTGACGGGGCTGCTGAAGAGACTGTTGACGGAGCTGTCGACGGGGCTGTTGACGAGGCGCCCAAGCGTGATCTCCGGGCGATCGCGCCGAATCTTGATCCGGAGAAGCTGGTCCTCGGGCTGAACGAGCAGCAGCAGGCGGCCGTGCTGCACCGCGACTCGCCGTTGCTCATCATGGCGGGCGCGGGCTCGGGCAAGACCCGCGTGCTCACCCACCGCATCGGCTACCTGCTGGCTGCGCGCCACGTGCGGCCCGGGCAGATCCTGGCGATCACGTTCACCAACAAGGCCGCGGCCGAGATGCGCGAGCGGGTGGCCACCATGGTCGGGCCGCGCGCGTCGTCGATCTGGGTGTCCACGTTCCACTCGTCCTGCGTGCGCATCCTGCGTCGCGAGGCCACGAAGGTGGGCCTGAAGTCGAACTTCTCGATCTACGACTCGGCCGACTCGCAGCGCCTGATCGGTCTGGTCGCCCGCGAGCTCGACCTGGATCCGAAGAAGTTCCCGCCCCGGGGGCTGGCCGCGCAGATCTCCAACCTCAAGAACGAGCTGATCGACGAGGAGACCAATTCCGGTCGCGTCAGTGAGAGCAACCCGGGCGAGCGGGTACTGGCCGACGTCTACACGGGCTACCAGCGGCGGCTGCGCCAGGCCAACGCGCTCGACTTCGACGACCTGATCATGACCACGGTCAACATCTTCCAGGCCTTCCCCGAGGTCGCGGAGCTGTACCGCCGCCGGTTCCGGCACATCATGGTCGACGAGTACCAAGACACCAACCACGCCCAGTACGTGCTGATCCGGGAGCTGGCGGGCGGCCCGACCGCGAGCCCCAACTCCGCGGGCACGCCCCCGATCCCGATGGCCGAGCTCACCGTTGTGGGTGACGCCGACCAGTCGATCTACGCGTTCCGCGGCGCCTCGATCCGCAACATCATCGAGTTCGAGCTCGACTACCCGCAGGCGCAGACGATCATGCTGGAGCAGAACTACCGCTCCACGCAGACCATCCTCTCCGCGGCCAACGCGGTGATCGAGCACAACCCCGACCGCAAGCCGAAGAAGCTCTGGACCGCCGGGGCCACCGGCACGCAGATCACCGGGTACGTGGCCGACGACGAGCACGACGAGGCCGCGTTCGTCGCCGAGGAGATCGAGAAGCTCCAGAAGCAGGAGTCGGTGCGGCCGGGCGACGTCGCGATCTTCTACCGCACCAACGCCCAGTCCCGGGCCCTCGAGGAAGTGCTGGTGCGCGCCGGCCTGCCCTACAAGGTGGTCGGCGGCACCCGGTTCTACGAGCGCCGCGAGATCAAGGATGCCCTGGCCTACCTGCGGGTGCTGGTCAACCCGGCCGACACGGTCAACCTGCGGCGCATCATCAACGTGCCCAAGCGTGGCATCGGTGACCGGGCCGAGGGTGCCCTGGCCGCGCTGGCCGACCGGGAGAACATCTCGTTCGGCGACGCGCTGGTCCGGGCCGACGAGGCGCCGGGCATCGCCACCCGCTCACTGACGGCGGTCAAGCGGTTCGCCGAGCTGGTCGAGCAGCTGCGCACGCTGGTCGAGAGCGGTTCCGACCCGGGCACCGTGCTGGAGGCCGTGCTGGAGCAGACCGGTTACCTGGAAGAGCTGCGGGCCAGCCACGACCCGCAGGACGAGTCCCGCGTGGAGAACCTGGCCGAGCTCGTGGCCGTCACCCAGGAGTACTCGCGCACCACGCCCGGCGGCACCCTGCAAGACTTCCTCGAGCAGGTGTCACTGGTGGCCGACGCCGACGAGATCCCCGAAGACGAAGAGACCGAGGGCGACGAGCCCAAGGAAGACGAGGGCGTCATCACCCTGATGACCCTCCACACCGCCAAGGGCCTGGAGTTCCCCGTCGTCTTCCTCACCGGCCTGGAAGACGGCGCGTTCCCGCACATGCGCTCGCTACAAGACCCCAAAGAGCTGGCCGAGGAACGCCGCCTGGCCTACGTCGGCCTGACCCGGGCGAAGGAGCGGCTCTACATCACCCGCGCTGCCATCCGGAGTGCCTGGGGCCAGCCCAGTTACAACCCGCCCAGCCGGTTCCTCAACGAGATCCCGGTCGACCTGATCACCTGGCGTCGCAGCGAGTCCACGCAGATGCGCGCGTCGTCCACCCCGGCCGTGGCCCGCCTGGCGCAACGTCCGGGAGCGCGATCGACGGGCAACCGCGCCGTCGTCAACCTGGAGCCGGGCGACCGCGTCACCCACGACACGTTCGGCATGGGACGGGTGGTCGAGGTGGTCGGCGAGGGCGACAAGACCGTTGCCCACATTGATTTCGGTGAGGGCGTCAAGCGGTTGCTGCTGCGGTACGCGCCGGTGGTCAAGCTCTAGAGGGCTGGTAGACGCCCGCCAGGCACCCTGGGTGCCGGGCGGGCATCGGTGCTGGGGCGCGTCCTCAATTCTGGTTCTTGCCGCAGGTGAGCAGCCCGGCCTTCTGCTTCAGGGTGAGCACCCGGGTGACCGAGGCGTCGACTTTTTTGCTGAAGTTCTTATTGACGGCAGCCTTTTTCGTGATCGCCACCATCATCGTGCGGGCCTGATCGCTGGGGACGGTGAGCACCAGGTCGCCCCCGGCGTTGATGAACCGCACGGCCCGCTGACCGGCGGCGACGTCGGTGACGGCCTTCGCCGCGCCGACGTCGTCGGTCATCACCACGCCCTGGTAGCCCATCTGCTCGCGCAGCAGGTCGGTGATCACCTTCGACGAGAACACGGCCCGGTTGTCCGGGTCGATCCGGCGGTAGGTGGCGGAGCTGATCATGACCGCGCCCGCCCCCGCGTCGATGCCGGCCTGGAAGGGGCGCAGGTAGGCGTCGTTCGCGGTGGTGCGGGTGTCGACGACCCCGCTGGAGGTGTCGGTGTTCTTCGTGACCCGTCCCAGTCCGGGGAAGTGCTTCACCGTCGCGATCACCTTGTTCTTCTCGAGCGCGGTGGTGACGGTGGTGATGGCCCGGGAGACCGTGGTCGTGTCGGTGCCGTACTCCCGGCCGAACACGCCGATCGGCGGGTTACGGCGTTCGGTGCCGCTCGGCACGGTGTCGGCAACCGGTGCCAGGTCCATCGTGATGCCCGCCCGGGAAAGCTGTTTCGCCCAGATCCCGGTCATGCGGGACAGACGCGCGGTGCTCCAGGTGCCCTGCACCCGAGCCTTCGCCAGCGTGCCCCAGCGGCCACCGCGCAACGACTGCACCGCGCCGCCCTCCTGGTCGATGGAGACCAGCGGCTCGATCGTCGCGTCGCCGGCCCGGACCGACGGCAGCCGGTTGATCTCCTGCTTCAGACCGGCCGCGGAACGACCGCTGCGCCCGTGCAGGAACACCGAGCCCAGGTGGTTCTTCCGCATTACCGACACCACCGAGTCGGCGTCGGTCAGGGGAGTGCCGGCCATGACCAGCTGACCGGCCCGCTCGGCCGGGCTCAGGGCCTCGACGGCGGACTGCACGCACGCCGCAGCTTGCTCGACGGCGGGATCGACGGTGGGACTGGGCGAGCTTGATTCCGTTGATTCCGGGGGCAGGGCACGGCTGTCCGTCGTACTGGTGGCACCGGGTTGTGCAATCGAATCGTTCCCGGAGGCCGTGGACGGTGCCGACGAGCACCCGGCCAGCACGAGGCCCAGCACGACGGCGCCGGTCAGCCCACTGATCGGTCTGCCCTGGAGATGGGAACGCCGACGATCTGGTCCGGGCCCGAGTGCATCGATCACTGTAGAAGCCTGTCATGCCTTCGCCGGAGCGCCGGATGACCCGGACGTGACGCGCTCCACGATGACACTGGCGGGTCGGCGAACCTGTCCGGACTAGGCTCGGTCACACATCCGTCCCCGTCGTTGAGGACCACCCGTGGATCTGTACGAATACCAGGCACGCGACCTGTTCGCGGCCCACGGCGTACCGGTGCTGGACGCCGCCGTGGCCGACACGCCCGAAGAGGCCGCCGAAGCCGCTTCTAAACTCGGTAGTTCCGTTGTCGTCGTGAAGGCCCAGGTCAAGGCCGGAGGCCGGGGTAAGGCGGGCGGCGTCAAGCTCGCCAAGTCCCCGGAAGAGGCCGCCGACCGCGCGAGGGACATTCTCGCGCTGACGATCAAGGACCTGCCCGTGCGCCGGGTCATGGTGACCCAGGGCGCCGACATCGCCGAGGAGTACTACTTCTCGGTGCTGCTCGACCGGGCCAACCGCACCTACCTCGCGATGGCCTCGCGAGAGGGCGGTATGGAGATCGAGGAGCTCGCGGTCGAGAGGCCCGATGCTCTCGCCCGCATCCCCGTCGACGCCATCACCGGCATCGACGAGGCCAAGGCCACCGAGATCGTCGACGCGGCCGGTTTCGCGGCCGACGTGAAGCCGCAGCTCATCGAGGTCATCCAGAAGCTCTGGACGGTCTTCAAGGCTGAGGACGCGACCCTGGTCGAGGTCAACCC
The Kineosporia sp. NBRC 101731 genome window above contains:
- a CDS encoding NUDIX domain-containing protein, with product MQRTAAYGVVNDGSGALLLLRVPAGGDPAGRWSLPGGVVRHGEHPRDRVRAGLLEQTGLRAASITPRDAGADVVELPDEGISVHTLRLLFDVTLYGTPAGIPGPGRPAVDRRSPSEQGDRLLGEDPAALDPSDELPAPVALVVTPDPDRPVAQFVGRFMAPGELVGLPLSRFLAPLLEGNSSDETLLLTGGPDLLDPPLDPASLAVPVPSLDEVPAFVQRPAAYAVLVNEKADGGPQMLLSRLAGSESTWTLPGGGIDHGEHPRPALRREIHEEAGLPYTEGPLIDISSRHFVGRGPHGRLEDFHALRLIYAGSVPFDQEPQVMEVDGSTDEAAWIPIADLDTAGAVPTAHDALAAWQAYRDGEGLEAVMDRAADARGDEMIDRPGS
- a CDS encoding N-6 DNA methylase, whose translation is MHKLAGPAGLVLAAAAEMTVPDDLDPQLWRDQAVLRAVENAWEAEDLVSVGALATGYDALLLYVPATVGGALTLHPVGNAERRHRGAFSTPSVYADSLARRAIPALPGDGRLPTIVDPACGAGNLLRAALGRLLSLGVPPQEVLGALHGVDADPVAVSLCRSALAADLSLAGRPTDPAELEHQILSGDGLSGGTPNQEAAGAGLTWHTAFPAVLDVEGAEPEPVTGWRGGFDVVVANPPWERLKVHARDWGGSIPTGLRDHRAGTARALRDAGRHPLTGAGELNAYLPFVETCWRLLAPHGRAALLVPAGIASDRSAARLLEALCAAGALDRLHLIEPRGPIFAGVSGRVGVAVVELAGGPSAVHTDVSAEVAVGLAGPDQPPGERAWQLPAHLLRVLNPNSGTAPLFASSIDATIVTRAHRRTPVLLRRDPAGGTTSDDPWKLRLVTPLHMTRDARHFRSGPGEGLVPLWEAKHCAMLDPNGGTATAPRYWVPRELVQERYGDLCDRGWLAGYRNVSTTVAPRTLLPAPLPVVAVGNSLPLISAQRLPLLLAALSTLPVDYLLRQKHAGANVNFFKLEQVPVPPPEAYDRPCPWGEGTIADWVLERFARAVVWAPHLSGLVAELEEAGVEVSQELDPVRIATARAELDAAHAVLLGFDRVELTHLIGTFTALRRQDETRHGDFATSIRVLQAYDRLKPG
- a CDS encoding glycerophosphodiester phosphodiesterase; amino-acid sequence: MNRRTVITGLAVTPLAVADPAHAFPAQRVSASSRKGATLVIGHRGASGYRPEHTLASYELAARMGADFIEPDVVITRDGVLVCRHEPEIGGTTDVASRPEFADRKTTKKLDGANVTGWWAEDFTLAELKTLYAAERLPGVRQENTMYNGRLRVPTLDEAFQLRAELSRRLGRRIGIYPETKHPTYFQELGLPLEKRLLGLVRKHGLNHADAPIFVQSFETTNLQQLRRMGLRAPAVQLLSATGAPYDLVAAGDPRTYADLITPKGLGAIARYAQGLGPDKSLVIPRTAAGALGSPTALVDNAHAQGLLVHPYTFRAENTFLPADYRSSGGENDFGKAIDEQITFLATGIDGLFTDQPDVGVFARSERAAA
- a CDS encoding PspC domain-containing protein, yielding MPDTQEPSAPSSAPPTRPGDDFFAKIREQGVFRPSENRWVAGVGSGLSRRLDIDQTLIRGTFVALSIIGGLGVALYGVCWLLLPQEQDGRIHVQEAMRGRFSPGFFAGAILAFAAVGGGGPWRGNGHWFWGFPGTLILAALIVGGLWWMAKRLPQNSQPQNSHQTSSPVMTQDFGQKQRTAHEEAAWQHHEAQQLVRARTAPSRRVRQLTLGLALIAATGVLMAEAFGDLPGWAGLTALGVAIAVIAGGVVANGLMGRRSPGLAGLGVLLSLILAVGAAAQHAGVETSEHMAVVGTATWNPDTREAADDQYNLGIGEAELNLTSAGALSGATASDPLEVEANLGVGRLVLNLPSWVTVEVDARLGAGEVYEPDGTRYEVKGNSDNRSRTFTYGQGEPVVRVVAQQGVGQLEIKRVSQNMGSN
- a CDS encoding ATP-binding protein translates to MSTSSLPVLPGSRRPPLVRPQEQRVLAGVATGVAVHLGLPVRAVRIGFVVATLMGGPGAVLYAWLWALVPDSASAAAAQAAQQAAARAPYSGAPVLGAQIGGRPFPAVALVAPSDPVDRIDPPAPAPPETEVAAGSSTTSTIGPIGPIGPVDPLKETVLQARAAAVAAAVEEVEEQVRTSRRSRLRADLFAGLCLFAACAVLLANWSGLEVQAGFTMPVLIVASGAVIAYAQFDEADRSRWFSSTGFTTRATTLRLMLGVVVVVLGIVLLVLQNADPVLITQTLLATVAVLFGVTVVFAPWGVRFWRTLDSERAGRVREAERADIAAHLHDSVLQTLALIQRRSADAPEVARLARAQERDLRGWLYGRGDEDPTMISARVAALAAEAEDVHGAVIEVVTVGDRPVDERAMSLLSALREAVANAARHAGGESIRVYVECMPDGIEAFVRDRGPGFDLAAVPEDRLGVRESIIGRMERHGGSARVRSTEGEGTEIRLLLPDSGSVEEEQ